Proteins from a genomic interval of Paenibacillus sp. RC334:
- the hslV gene encoding ATP-dependent protease subunit HslV, with protein sequence MDISFHATTICAVRHNGKGAIAGDGQVTFGNSVVMKQTAKKVRRLYRGQVVAGFAGSVADAITLFEKFENKLEEHHGNLQRAAVELAKDWRQDRILRKLEALMIVMDQSGMLLISGGGEIIEPDDDVLAIGSGGNFALAAARAFKRHGSGMEAKDMAREALEVASEICVYTNNQIIVEEL encoded by the coding sequence ATGGATATATCCTTTCATGCTACCACCATCTGTGCTGTACGCCACAATGGCAAGGGAGCTATTGCCGGTGATGGTCAGGTAACGTTTGGTAACAGTGTCGTCATGAAGCAGACGGCAAAAAAAGTACGCAGATTATACCGTGGTCAGGTGGTTGCAGGTTTTGCCGGCTCAGTGGCGGATGCCATCACATTGTTTGAAAAGTTTGAAAACAAGCTGGAGGAACATCACGGCAACCTTCAGCGGGCTGCGGTGGAGCTGGCTAAGGACTGGCGGCAGGACCGTATCCTGCGTAAGCTGGAGGCTTTGATGATTGTTATGGATCAATCCGGAATGCTACTCATTTCCGGGGGCGGTGAAATTATTGAGCCGGACGATGATGTGCTTGCGATCGGCTCAGGCGGTAATTTTGCATTGGCGGCGGCGCGCGCATTCAAGCGTCATGGCTCCGGTATGGAGGCAAAGGATATGGCCCGGGAAGCGCTGGAGGTTGCCTCGGAGATATGCGTGTATACGAACAATCAGATTATCGTGGAAGAACTGTAA
- the fliI gene encoding flagellar protein export ATPase FliI: MKGLNAQRYMDHLRQLDPVRVNGKVTQVIGLMVESEGPDASIGDVCYIYPGKTAKPLQAEVVGFRDNKVLLMPLGELQSIGPGCDVVGTGKPLNVQVGSELLGKVLDGLGQPLDGSLIPSRMARYSTFNIPSNPLSRPRVQEPISIGVRAIDGLLTIGKGQRVGIFAGSGVGKSTLMGMIARNTEADVNVIALIGERGREVLDFIERDLGPEGLERSVVIVATSDQPALIRIKGALIATTIAEYFRDRGLNVMLMMDSVTRYAMAQREVGLAVGEPPAMRGYTPSVFASLPKLLERAGTGPTGSITAFYTVLVDGDDMNEPIADAVRGILDGHIVLNRGIANKGHFPAIDVLASISRVMKDIAPRDQIDAAENIKRLMAVYKDSEDLINIGAYQQGSNAEIDESMDRIRDIWDFTRQRTDEKVELDEVRERLISEFTRR, from the coding sequence ATGAAGGGGCTTAATGCGCAGCGCTACATGGATCATTTGCGACAATTAGACCCGGTTCGGGTAAACGGCAAAGTGACACAGGTTATCGGTTTGATGGTGGAATCGGAAGGTCCGGACGCCAGTATTGGGGATGTTTGTTACATTTATCCGGGTAAAACGGCTAAGCCACTGCAAGCGGAAGTTGTAGGCTTTAGAGACAACAAGGTACTTTTGATGCCGCTCGGAGAACTGCAATCCATTGGTCCCGGCTGTGATGTCGTAGGAACAGGAAAGCCATTGAACGTGCAGGTGGGATCGGAGCTGTTAGGCAAAGTGCTGGACGGTTTGGGCCAACCTTTGGACGGTTCGTTGATTCCCTCACGGATGGCGAGATACTCGACCTTCAACATTCCATCGAATCCGCTGAGTCGCCCGCGTGTGCAGGAGCCGATCAGTATCGGTGTACGAGCCATTGACGGATTGCTTACCATCGGTAAAGGACAGCGGGTCGGTATTTTCGCAGGCTCCGGTGTAGGTAAGAGTACCCTAATGGGAATGATTGCCCGTAATACGGAAGCAGATGTGAACGTAATTGCTCTGATCGGGGAACGTGGACGCGAAGTGCTGGACTTTATTGAACGGGATTTGGGTCCGGAAGGGCTTGAACGTTCAGTAGTCATCGTGGCAACTTCCGACCAACCCGCGTTGATCCGTATTAAGGGTGCGCTCATTGCAACGACGATCGCTGAATACTTTCGTGATCGCGGATTGAACGTCATGCTGATGATGGACTCGGTAACCCGGTATGCGATGGCGCAACGTGAAGTAGGATTGGCAGTCGGTGAGCCACCGGCGATGAGGGGTTATACCCCTTCTGTATTCGCCAGTTTGCCCAAGTTGCTGGAGCGTGCGGGAACCGGGCCTACAGGTTCCATAACCGCTTTTTATACGGTGCTGGTCGATGGTGACGACATGAATGAACCCATCGCGGATGCGGTGCGCGGGATCTTGGATGGGCATATTGTGCTCAACCGGGGGATAGCGAATAAAGGACATTTTCCTGCAATTGATGTGTTAGCCAGCATTAGCCGGGTCATGAAGGATATTGCACCACGTGACCAGATTGACGCTGCCGAGAATATTAAGCGCCTGATGGCGGTTTATAAAGATTCAGAGGACCTGATTAACATTGGGGCTTATCAGCAGGGTTCGAATGCAGAAATTGACGAATCCATGGATCGCATACGGGATATATGGGATTTTACAAGGCAAAGAACGGATGAAAAGGTTGAGCTGGACGAGGTTCGTGAGCGTTTGATTTCTGAATTTACGAGGAGATGA
- the trmFO gene encoding FADH(2)-oxidizing methylenetetrahydrofolate--tRNA-(uracil(54)-C(5))-methyltransferase TrmFO yields MSEPLKVTVIGAGLAGSEAAWQIASRGVPVKLYEMRPVVKTPAHHTDKFAELVCSNSLRANGLTNAVGVLKEEMRILNSLILNAADRHAVPAGGALAVDRDGFSGHITDTLHQHPLIEVVNEELQEIPQDGIVVIATGPLTSPALSEQIKSLMGEEYFYFYDAAAPIVEKDSIDMSKVYLASRYDKGEAAYLNCPMNEAEFDAFYEALITAEVAQVKEFEKEIYFEGCMPIEVMMQRGKQTALFGPMKPVGLVNPHTGELPYAVVQLRQDNAAGTLYNLVGFQTHLKWGEQKRVFSMIPGLENAEFVRYGVMHRNTFINSPQQLHPTYQFKGRSNLFFAGQMTGVEGYVESAASGLLAGMNAARAARGQEMFVFPAETTLGSMARYITTADFKHFQPMNANFGLLPKLETRIRNKKEKNEALANRALESLRGYINEAEVMSAEVQA; encoded by the coding sequence GTGAGTGAACCACTAAAGGTAACGGTCATCGGAGCAGGTTTGGCGGGCAGCGAAGCTGCCTGGCAGATTGCAAGCCGTGGTGTGCCTGTGAAGTTATATGAAATGAGACCGGTTGTTAAAACACCGGCACATCATACAGATAAATTTGCCGAGCTGGTGTGCAGCAATTCTTTACGGGCTAACGGCTTGACTAACGCGGTAGGTGTGCTGAAGGAAGAAATGAGAATATTGAACTCCTTGATTTTGAATGCCGCAGATCGTCATGCTGTTCCGGCTGGTGGTGCGCTGGCGGTGGATCGAGATGGATTTTCCGGCCATATTACAGATACCCTTCATCAACATCCGCTTATTGAGGTTGTCAATGAGGAACTTCAGGAAATTCCACAGGATGGGATCGTGGTCATTGCTACCGGGCCTTTAACTTCTCCGGCTTTGTCGGAACAGATTAAATCGCTGATGGGAGAAGAGTATTTTTACTTTTACGATGCGGCGGCCCCGATTGTGGAGAAGGACTCTATCGACATGAGTAAGGTTTATCTGGCTTCCCGTTATGATAAGGGAGAAGCAGCCTACTTGAACTGTCCGATGAATGAAGCGGAATTTGACGCTTTTTATGAGGCGCTGATTACGGCTGAGGTGGCACAAGTTAAGGAATTCGAAAAAGAAATTTATTTCGAAGGCTGTATGCCCATTGAAGTGATGATGCAGCGCGGTAAGCAGACGGCATTGTTTGGGCCGATGAAACCAGTCGGTCTCGTGAACCCACATACAGGAGAGTTGCCATATGCCGTTGTGCAGCTTCGTCAGGATAATGCGGCGGGTACACTGTACAACCTGGTTGGCTTCCAGACTCATCTGAAATGGGGAGAGCAAAAGCGCGTATTTTCCATGATACCGGGCCTGGAGAATGCAGAGTTTGTACGTTATGGTGTAATGCATCGCAACACCTTTATTAATTCTCCACAGCAGCTTCATCCGACCTATCAGTTCAAAGGCAGAAGTAATCTGTTCTTTGCCGGACAAATGACTGGAGTAGAAGGGTACGTGGAATCCGCGGCCTCAGGATTGCTGGCGGGAATGAATGCAGCGCGTGCGGCGCGTGGACAAGAAATGTTTGTGTTCCCTGCGGAAACGACACTCGGCAGTATGGCTCGTTACATCACAACCGCTGATTTCAAACATTTTCAGCCGATGAATGCGAACTTCGGTCTGCTGCCAAAGCTGGAAACGCGTATTCGCAACAAGAAGGAAAAGAACGAAGCGCTTGCTAACCGTGCGCTGGAAAGCTTGCGTGGTTACATCAACGAAGCGGAAGTTATGTCAGCCGAAGTACAGGCATAA
- the flgC gene encoding flagellar basal body rod protein FlgC, with product MKINNGFDISASALTAQRLRMDVISSNIANAETTRAKVENGQAVPYRRKTVVLEPNQSRFADVLQAQMEGNGTGAAGVKVSQIQEDQSPLKPVYNPGHPDADKDGYVYMPNVDIMKEMVDMISATRSYEANVTALNASKAMVSKALEIGR from the coding sequence GTGAAGATTAACAACGGCTTTGATATCAGTGCCTCTGCTCTTACGGCCCAAAGGTTGCGGATGGATGTCATATCAAGCAACATTGCCAATGCAGAGACAACCCGGGCAAAAGTGGAGAATGGACAAGCGGTTCCATATCGGAGAAAAACGGTTGTTTTGGAGCCTAACCAATCTCGGTTTGCCGATGTTTTGCAGGCTCAAATGGAAGGAAATGGAACAGGCGCCGCTGGCGTCAAGGTTTCGCAAATACAGGAAGATCAGTCACCTTTGAAGCCTGTGTACAATCCGGGTCACCCGGATGCTGATAAAGATGGCTATGTATATATGCCTAATGTAGACATTATGAAAGAAATGGTAGACATGATTTCCGCAACACGCTCTTACGAAGCCAATGTAACAGCTCTGAATGCATCCAAGGCAATGGTTTCCAAGGCACTTGAAATCGGTCGCTAA
- the hslU gene encoding ATP-dependent protease ATPase subunit HslU translates to MNNQSLTPRQVVSELDKYIVGQKQAKKSVAVALRNRYRRSKLPDDIRDEIVPKNILMIGPTGVGKTEIARRLARLVGAPFVKVEATKFTEVGYVGRDVESMVRDLMETSIRIVKAERTENVKDKAEDMANERIVSILVPAEKSNKSQRNPFEMLFGNNTGNSVEEEPPQQDASLAEKRRKAKFDLLSGKLEDEVIEIDVEDTAPNMLDMFAGQGNEQMGMNMQEMFGSFLPKRTKKRKLPVKEARKVLIQDEAAKLIDMDDVIQESVKRAEQSGIIFIDEIDKIASQGKGSGPDVSREGVQRDILPIVEGSTIMTKYGPVRTDYILFIAAGAFHVAKPSDLIPELQGRFPIRVELSSLTLDEFVSILTEPKNALTKQYTDLLRTEEIEVEFSAEAIREIASIAESVNRNTENIGARRLHTILEKLLEDLSFEAPELTLDRMIITPEYVREKLGDIAQNRDLSQYIL, encoded by the coding sequence ATGAATAATCAATCGTTGACGCCCAGACAAGTTGTATCCGAGCTGGATAAATATATTGTCGGACAAAAGCAGGCTAAAAAATCCGTTGCCGTTGCCTTGCGCAACCGTTATCGGCGCAGCAAGCTGCCGGACGATATCCGGGATGAAATTGTGCCCAAAAATATTTTGATGATCGGTCCGACGGGCGTGGGTAAAACCGAAATTGCACGCAGACTGGCCCGGCTCGTGGGAGCTCCTTTTGTTAAGGTAGAGGCGACTAAATTCACAGAAGTGGGTTATGTCGGCCGGGATGTGGAATCCATGGTGCGTGACTTGATGGAAACCTCGATTCGCATCGTTAAAGCGGAGCGGACGGAGAATGTGAAGGACAAAGCCGAGGACATGGCGAATGAACGGATTGTCAGCATTCTTGTACCTGCGGAGAAATCGAATAAATCCCAACGTAACCCTTTTGAAATGCTGTTTGGCAATAACACTGGGAATTCGGTAGAGGAAGAACCCCCACAACAGGACGCATCCTTGGCAGAGAAACGGCGTAAGGCTAAATTCGATCTGTTGTCCGGCAAGCTTGAGGATGAAGTTATTGAGATTGATGTGGAGGATACCGCACCAAATATGCTGGATATGTTTGCTGGGCAGGGAAATGAGCAAATGGGCATGAACATGCAGGAAATGTTCGGAAGCTTTCTGCCAAAGCGGACCAAAAAGCGCAAGTTGCCGGTGAAGGAAGCCCGCAAGGTGCTAATTCAGGATGAGGCTGCCAAGCTGATCGACATGGATGATGTCATTCAGGAGTCCGTGAAACGTGCTGAACAATCCGGTATCATTTTTATTGATGAAATCGACAAAATTGCCAGCCAGGGCAAGGGCAGTGGTCCTGATGTATCTAGAGAAGGTGTCCAGCGCGATATTTTGCCTATTGTCGAGGGTTCTACCATTATGACTAAATACGGCCCGGTAAGGACAGATTATATTCTTTTTATCGCCGCTGGAGCTTTTCATGTTGCTAAGCCTTCTGATCTGATCCCTGAGCTGCAGGGACGTTTTCCAATCCGTGTTGAACTGAGCAGTCTCACATTGGATGAATTTGTGTCCATACTGACAGAGCCTAAAAATGCGTTGACCAAGCAATACACGGATTTGCTTCGTACCGAAGAGATTGAAGTAGAATTTTCGGCGGAAGCCATCCGTGAAATTGCCAGCATTGCCGAGTCTGTAAACCGGAACACGGAAAACATCGGTGCGCGCCGATTGCATACGATTTTGGAGAAGTTGTTGGAGGATTTGTCCTTCGAGGCTCCGGAGCTTACTTTGGACCGCATGATCATTACCCCGGAATATGTTCGGGAGAAGCTGGGTGATATTGCCCAAAACAGGGACCTTAGTCAGTATATTTTATGA
- the flgB gene encoding flagellar basal body rod protein FlgB, translating to MNLLGDMSFQKLQAGVQAANTRQRVIANNISNEDTPYFKRSEVSFEELLQQQMGGDVTPLRGKVTNAKHFQIGPANSIPDAVVTKDGYSVMNNNMNNVDIDREMSLMAENQLRYNTYIQEISERIKMMRTAVEGR from the coding sequence ATGAATCTGCTGGGTGATATGAGCTTTCAAAAACTTCAGGCAGGTGTTCAGGCGGCAAATACGAGACAACGTGTGATAGCCAACAACATTTCCAATGAGGATACCCCGTATTTTAAGCGTTCAGAGGTTTCATTTGAAGAATTGCTTCAGCAGCAAATGGGTGGCGACGTGACACCATTACGTGGAAAAGTAACCAATGCGAAACATTTTCAGATAGGACCTGCGAACTCCATTCCAGATGCTGTGGTCACCAAAGATGGGTATTCTGTCATGAACAACAATATGAATAACGTGGATATCGACAGAGAAATGAGCCTTATGGCTGAGAATCAACTGAGATATAATACCTACATCCAAGAAATTAGTGAACGCATCAAAATGATGAGAACAGCGGTAGAAGGGAGATAG
- a CDS encoding FliH/SctL family protein, with the protein MSNLIKSFQYVPVEALKTIDVAHTYAPETSDEEVTTEHMEPEPQRDYETERLRDEMLNDAKDFAERQVREAAEEAERMLQEAQQQIETWWQERREQDEQLTESLKADGFQQGYEEGQKLAEAELQVKSEQMMAEAQDILRQAYETKEQLIQEAEPFLVELSSSIAEKVIEKQLSIEPEYTIELIRKNLARKREKGTITLCVSPQHFAFVQGAREELSLTVDSQAELQIIPDGTVKDRGCVIRSSFGSVDARIDTQLAEIKKELLRLAHENEERRHEGA; encoded by the coding sequence TTGTCTAACTTGATCAAATCTTTCCAATATGTGCCTGTTGAAGCTTTGAAAACCATTGATGTGGCACATACGTATGCGCCAGAAACGTCGGACGAGGAAGTCACAACTGAACATATGGAGCCGGAACCACAGAGAGATTACGAGACTGAACGGCTCCGGGATGAAATGCTGAATGATGCCAAGGATTTTGCCGAACGGCAGGTTCGTGAGGCGGCTGAAGAAGCGGAACGGATGCTTCAGGAGGCGCAGCAGCAGATTGAAACCTGGTGGCAGGAACGCCGTGAGCAGGACGAGCAGTTAACAGAGTCCTTAAAGGCTGACGGGTTTCAGCAAGGCTATGAGGAAGGCCAAAAGTTGGCTGAGGCCGAGCTTCAGGTGAAATCGGAACAGATGATGGCAGAAGCGCAGGATATTTTGCGTCAGGCCTATGAGACCAAGGAGCAATTGATTCAGGAGGCTGAGCCTTTTCTGGTCGAGCTGAGTAGTTCTATTGCTGAGAAAGTTATTGAAAAACAGCTTAGTATTGAGCCTGAATATACCATTGAGCTCATTCGTAAAAACTTGGCTCGTAAGCGGGAAAAAGGAACAATTACACTGTGTGTGTCGCCTCAGCATTTCGCATTTGTGCAAGGTGCACGCGAAGAATTGTCATTAACTGTCGATTCGCAGGCAGAACTGCAAATTATTCCTGATGGAACTGTGAAGGATCGCGGCTGTGTTATTCGTTCTTCCTTTGGAAGTGTGGATGCACGGATAGATACACAACTGGCTGAGATCAAAAAGGAACTGCTGCGTCTGGCACATGAGAACGAGGAGCGAAGACATGAAGGGGCTTAA
- the fliF gene encoding flagellar basal-body MS-ring/collar protein FliF has translation MNERIAQYRDKISGYWNNFSKKQKILLVSTLAFIIIAIVVLTMQFTKTEYEVAFRDLNANDAAGVIKYLDSAGIPYQLNAGGTQIAVPTANADKAKVDVGSQGLIQKGSIGMSAFDQSSSAIGMTENEFNVKYNNALNGEVQQLLERMDGVQSSKAVINMPKENIFAGLEEKDKASASVQMEFEPGFTPNQQAIDGYFNLVKTAVPNLPVENITITNKEYELIPTAKGGQGGLSSGVEENMALQKKFESDVRNNVQQFLSKIVGEDKVNVLVMSQLNFDKVTSKEQMVTPVDQTKMKGIEISAQQIQESYTGSSGQTGGVAGTGTQDVPGYPGGSNSGNTSSDKSSSTINYEVNRIAKDIIQSPYTVKDLTINVAVEPPTGQQTLDAATQAAIQNILVNIVRASLANSGITITDADLAKKVSVFSQTVPAPANTNTFFSASNPWVWGIGAAVLALLAGVIFLIVRGRRKQQEEELDEDLQLMPTPTEFPSITMESVTNESQVRKQLESLAKKKPDEFVNLLRTWLADE, from the coding sequence GTGAACGAGAGAATCGCCCAATATCGGGATAAGATTTCCGGGTATTGGAATAATTTCAGCAAAAAACAGAAGATATTACTTGTTTCGACATTGGCATTCATCATCATTGCCATTGTAGTGCTAACGATGCAGTTTACCAAAACCGAGTATGAAGTGGCTTTCCGGGATTTAAACGCAAACGATGCTGCCGGGGTCATTAAATATCTCGATTCTGCGGGTATTCCGTATCAGCTCAATGCTGGCGGGACGCAAATCGCAGTTCCAACCGCAAACGCGGATAAGGCAAAGGTAGATGTTGGGTCTCAGGGCCTAATTCAAAAGGGTTCAATCGGCATGAGTGCCTTTGACCAGTCCTCCTCGGCAATTGGTATGACGGAGAACGAGTTCAATGTGAAATACAATAACGCCTTGAACGGCGAAGTGCAGCAATTGTTGGAACGGATGGATGGTGTCCAAAGCTCCAAAGCTGTCATAAATATGCCGAAGGAAAACATTTTTGCTGGGCTTGAAGAAAAAGACAAAGCTTCTGCTTCGGTTCAAATGGAATTCGAACCTGGCTTTACGCCAAATCAGCAAGCCATCGACGGATACTTTAATCTGGTAAAGACGGCTGTGCCGAATTTGCCTGTAGAAAACATTACGATCACCAATAAGGAGTATGAACTGATTCCAACGGCCAAGGGCGGTCAAGGAGGTCTCTCCAGTGGTGTTGAGGAAAACATGGCTCTGCAGAAGAAGTTTGAGAGCGATGTAAGGAATAATGTCCAACAATTTTTGTCGAAAATTGTTGGCGAAGACAAAGTGAATGTGCTGGTTATGTCACAGCTAAATTTCGACAAAGTAACGTCGAAAGAGCAGATGGTCACACCAGTTGATCAAACGAAAATGAAGGGCATTGAAATCAGCGCCCAGCAAATTCAGGAAAGCTACACTGGCAGTAGTGGACAAACCGGAGGAGTCGCAGGAACAGGAACGCAGGATGTACCTGGTTACCCTGGAGGAAGCAATTCGGGCAACACAAGCTCAGATAAGAGCTCAAGCACAATTAACTACGAAGTTAACCGAATTGCGAAGGATATTATCCAAAGTCCGTACACTGTAAAAGATTTAACCATTAATGTAGCAGTTGAACCACCAACGGGGCAGCAAACTTTGGATGCAGCAACTCAGGCCGCAATCCAAAATATTTTGGTTAATATTGTAAGAGCTTCATTAGCGAATTCCGGTATTACTATTACAGACGCTGATTTAGCCAAAAAAGTTTCAGTGTTCTCTCAAACCGTACCGGCGCCAGCGAACACCAACACGTTTTTTTCAGCTTCCAACCCTTGGGTATGGGGCATCGGGGCTGCTGTACTGGCACTGTTGGCAGGCGTAATCTTCCTGATTGTACGCGGTCGTCGTAAGCAGCAGGAAGAAGAATTAGATGAAGATCTGCAACTTATGCCAACACCGACGGAGTTCCCGTCCATTACCATGGAAAGTGTGACAAATGAAAGTCAAGTGCGTAAACAGCTTGAGAGTCTGGCGAAAAAGAAACCCGACGAATTCGTCAATCTGCTTCGTACATGGCTGGCTGACGAATAG
- the fliG gene encoding flagellar motor switch protein FliG: MAKASSQGLTGRQKAAILLITMGPEVSAQIFKHLRDEEIEQLTLEIANVRKVDATEKDSIMAEFHQICLAQEYISQGGINYAKEILEKALGSQKAVEVINRLTATLQVRPFDFARKADPNQILNFIQNENPQTIALVLSYLQFEQAAAILSSLPQEKQAEVARRVAVMDSTSPEVISQVERVLEQKLSATATQDYTNAGGIESIVQILNGVDRGTERTILDSLEIQDPELAEEIKKRMFVFEDIVNVDNRSIQRIIRDIDNADLQLALKVSSEEVRDVIFRNMSKRMAETFKEEMEYMGPVRLRDVEEAQTRIVSTIRRLEEAGEIIIARGGGDDIIV, from the coding sequence TTGGCAAAAGCAAGCAGTCAAGGTTTAACGGGAAGACAAAAAGCGGCAATTCTGCTAATCACGATGGGGCCGGAAGTATCTGCTCAAATATTCAAGCATTTGCGTGACGAAGAGATTGAGCAACTTACATTGGAAATCGCCAATGTGCGGAAGGTCGATGCAACGGAAAAAGATTCGATTATGGCTGAGTTTCATCAAATTTGTTTGGCTCAGGAGTACATTTCCCAAGGCGGCATCAATTATGCCAAAGAGATATTGGAAAAGGCACTCGGGTCGCAAAAAGCAGTTGAGGTCATTAACCGTCTGACGGCGACGTTGCAGGTGAGACCGTTCGATTTTGCCCGCAAGGCTGATCCAAACCAGATTTTGAACTTTATACAGAACGAAAATCCACAGACGATTGCTCTCGTGCTCTCGTACTTGCAATTTGAGCAGGCGGCGGCGATTCTGTCGTCCCTGCCACAGGAAAAGCAGGCTGAGGTGGCTCGGCGTGTCGCTGTAATGGACAGCACTTCGCCGGAAGTCATTTCACAAGTGGAACGTGTGCTGGAGCAAAAGCTGTCAGCAACCGCGACGCAGGATTACACGAATGCAGGTGGTATCGAGTCCATTGTTCAGATTTTGAATGGGGTAGACCGAGGGACCGAACGCACGATCCTCGACTCGCTTGAAATTCAGGACCCTGAACTGGCCGAGGAAATCAAGAAAAGAATGTTCGTATTCGAGGATATCGTCAATGTGGACAACCGTTCCATTCAACGTATTATCCGCGATATCGACAATGCCGATTTGCAGTTGGCGCTTAAAGTGTCCAGCGAAGAAGTACGCGATGTGATTTTCCGAAATATGTCGAAACGGATGGCAGAAACCTTCAAAGAGGAAATGGAATATATGGGACCGGTACGGCTGCGTGATGTGGAAGAAGCGCAGACTCGCATCGTATCGACGATCCGCAGATTGGAAGAGGCCGGTGAGATTATAATCGCACGCGGCGGAGGAGATGACATCATTGTCTAA
- the fliE gene encoding flagellar hook-basal body complex protein FliE encodes MIQNAMFNVQTPAIQQIQSPNNELTKATPSESLKDFGSFLKDALNEVGQQEAATHTMSDQFMAGKVDVDQVLITSQQALLSLQLTTQVRNKAIEAYQEIMRTQM; translated from the coding sequence ATGATCCAGAACGCCATGTTTAATGTACAGACACCGGCAATACAGCAAATTCAATCGCCTAACAATGAGTTGACGAAAGCGACGCCTTCCGAATCCTTGAAGGATTTTGGTTCGTTCCTAAAGGATGCGCTCAATGAAGTGGGGCAGCAGGAAGCCGCTACACACACGATGTCCGACCAGTTCATGGCAGGAAAAGTTGATGTTGATCAGGTCTTGATCACTTCCCAACAAGCGCTGCTTTCTCTGCAGCTTACTACTCAAGTCCGAAACAAAGCGATTGAAGCCTATCAGGAGATCATGCGTACACAGATGTAA
- the fliJ gene encoding flagellar export protein FliJ gives MRFQYSFQKVVDLKTNEKSQAEWLLSSAVGQLQAEEQTLIQLLGERNRVISAIQKAAEDCAPLSTIQELQTYVNHLDQCITRKHRDVQYAQQNVQSKQTVLTDKMLDEQVWLKAREKANVKFQQEMLLREQNELDEMASVRFAMKAR, from the coding sequence ATGAGATTTCAGTATTCCTTTCAGAAAGTTGTAGACTTGAAAACCAACGAAAAGTCACAGGCCGAATGGTTGCTTTCCAGTGCTGTCGGACAATTGCAGGCTGAGGAGCAGACATTGATACAGCTATTAGGCGAAAGGAATCGGGTCATATCAGCCATTCAAAAGGCTGCCGAGGATTGCGCGCCGCTCTCTACCATTCAGGAATTACAGACTTACGTCAATCATCTGGATCAATGTATCACACGCAAGCATAGGGACGTTCAATATGCGCAGCAAAATGTGCAAAGCAAACAAACCGTTTTGACCGATAAAATGCTGGATGAACAAGTTTGGCTGAAAGCGAGAGAGAAGGCCAACGTGAAATTCCAACAGGAAATGCTCCTGCGCGAGCAGAACGAGCTGGATGAAATGGCTTCCGTGAGATTTGCCATGAAAGCCCGGTAA